Proteins encoded together in one Gemmatimonadota bacterium DH-78 window:
- a CDS encoding molybdopterin-guanine dinucleotide biosynthesis protein MobB — protein sequence MNDRALLGVVLAGGESRRFGRPKGEARVGRLTLVERASRTLRPLCAEVRRSGPDDLPDLRPGEGPLAGIESALARAASTGADGVVVLACDLPAVHTATLVRLIERWREAADPRNTVAAPDLPLQPLAAVWGVGMLPAVTAALDRGERSARDAARDLGHFAAIDAERLAGDVGLAAPQLLHNVNTPDDLAPARDLVLPPIVTVVGWKDSGKTTVTTALLRALADRGIRAEAAKHGHGFRFDGEGTDSRRFRSEGRAPRVVLAGPDEMAVFGGWDERGEPGLGGLVRRWLHDAEVVVAEGWKAGPWPAIEVRAPGRSDAPLHRSDAPDAARFLAVVGEGDDGRPGVPRISRDSAAIGSTLADLVERRLLS from the coding sequence TTGAACGACCGCGCACTCCTCGGCGTGGTGCTCGCCGGAGGGGAGAGTCGTCGATTCGGACGTCCGAAGGGGGAGGCCCGGGTCGGCCGCCTCACCCTCGTCGAACGCGCCTCCCGCACCCTGAGGCCGCTCTGTGCGGAGGTGCGCCGCTCCGGGCCGGACGATCTGCCGGATCTGCGGCCGGGCGAAGGGCCCCTGGCCGGCATCGAGAGCGCGCTCGCCCGCGCCGCGTCCACGGGGGCGGACGGGGTGGTGGTGCTCGCCTGCGACCTGCCCGCCGTCCACACCGCCACCCTGGTGCGTCTGATCGAGCGGTGGCGGGAGGCGGCCGACCCGCGCAACACCGTCGCCGCGCCCGATCTGCCGCTCCAACCGCTGGCCGCCGTGTGGGGCGTGGGCATGCTCCCCGCGGTCACCGCCGCACTCGATCGCGGTGAGCGGAGCGCGCGCGACGCGGCGCGCGACCTCGGGCACTTCGCCGCGATCGACGCGGAGCGGCTCGCCGGCGACGTCGGACTCGCCGCTCCCCAGCTGCTGCACAATGTGAACACCCCCGACGACCTCGCCCCGGCACGCGACCTCGTGCTCCCGCCGATCGTGACGGTCGTGGGGTGGAAGGACTCCGGAAAGACGACCGTCACCACCGCGCTCCTCCGGGCGCTGGCCGACCGGGGCATCCGGGCCGAGGCGGCCAAGCACGGCCACGGCTTCCGCTTCGACGGCGAGGGCACCGACTCCCGGCGCTTTCGCTCCGAGGGGCGCGCGCCTCGCGTGGTGCTGGCGGGGCCCGACGAGATGGCGGTGTTCGGTGGCTGGGACGAGCGGGGCGAGCCGGGGCTGGGCGGGCTGGTGCGCCGCTGGCTGCACGACGCCGAGGTGGTGGTGGCCGAGGGGTGGAAGGCCGGTCCGTGGCCGGCCATCGAGGTGCGCGCGCCCGGGCGCTCGGATGCGCCCCTGCATCGCTCCGACGCTCCCGACGCCGCCCGCTTTCTCGCCGTGGTCGGCGAAGGGGACGACGGGCGACCCGGAGTCCCCCGAATTTCGAGAGACTCCGCGGCGATCGGCTCCACCCTCGCCGATCTGGTCGAGAGGCGGCTGCTGAGCTGA
- the fdhD gene encoding formate dehydrogenase accessory sulfurtransferase FdhD, which produces MRRSRDTVSLEEPLEIRVRPAGATAGVAIAITMRTPGEDFELVAGFLLTEGVIAAPREVLEFTYCRSGSEPQEYNVVEARLAPGVGVDLDRLSRNVFTSSSCGVCGKASLEALELDGCAPLPDEGTLRLDPERLAALPDLLRDGQSDFDRTGGIHAAGLADARGAIARVHEDVGRHNAVDKAIGTAFLDGALPLGDRALVVSGRASFEIVQKALAGGVAAVVAVGAPSSLAVDLARRFNVTLAGFTRGGGFNLYAGAQRVLRTDGEG; this is translated from the coding sequence GTGCGTCGTTCCCGCGACACCGTCTCGCTCGAGGAGCCCCTCGAGATCCGCGTCCGCCCGGCCGGGGCGACGGCGGGAGTGGCGATCGCCATCACCATGCGCACCCCCGGCGAGGACTTCGAGCTGGTGGCGGGATTCCTGCTCACCGAAGGGGTGATCGCGGCGCCCCGCGAGGTGCTCGAGTTCACCTACTGTCGCTCGGGCAGCGAGCCGCAGGAGTACAACGTGGTGGAGGCGCGCCTGGCGCCGGGTGTGGGGGTCGACCTCGACCGGCTGAGCCGCAACGTCTTCACCTCGTCGTCGTGCGGGGTGTGCGGAAAGGCCTCGCTCGAAGCGCTCGAACTGGACGGATGCGCGCCGCTGCCCGACGAGGGCACCCTCCGCCTCGATCCCGAGCGGCTCGCGGCGCTCCCCGACCTGCTGCGCGACGGGCAGAGCGACTTCGACCGCACGGGGGGGATCCATGCGGCCGGGCTCGCCGACGCCCGCGGAGCGATCGCCCGCGTCCACGAAGACGTCGGTCGCCACAACGCCGTCGACAAGGCCATCGGCACCGCGTTTCTCGACGGGGCGCTGCCGCTCGGCGATCGCGCTCTGGTGGTGAGCGGTCGCGCCTCGTTCGAGATCGTGCAGAAGGCGCTCGCGGGCGGGGTGGCCGCGGTGGTGGCCGTCGGGGCCCCCTCGTCGCTGGCCGTGGACCTCGCCCGACGCTTCAACGTCACCCTCGCCGGCTTCACCCGCGGGGGGGGCTTCAACCTCTACGCGGGGGCGCAGCGGGTGCTGCGGACGGACGGAGAGGGTTGA
- a CDS encoding YIP1 family protein yields MARSFTDRMIGAATLDVATFEEVEHDQSATMQAAGVVALVAAAQAVATFGAGPIGMARAAGSQLIGVGLWCAITWFIGTRLFSGTATVGEVFRTVGFALSPQILVLITILPIIGGLIGFFLAPVLLFWVLASVVIGVRQSLDISTGKAVLSALLGAVAYALLVAIVPGL; encoded by the coding sequence ATGGCCCGCAGTTTCACCGACCGCATGATCGGCGCAGCCACCCTCGACGTCGCCACCTTCGAGGAGGTGGAGCACGATCAGTCGGCCACCATGCAGGCGGCGGGCGTCGTCGCGCTCGTGGCCGCCGCGCAGGCCGTGGCCACCTTCGGCGCGGGGCCCATCGGCATGGCGCGCGCGGCCGGCTCGCAGCTGATCGGGGTGGGGCTCTGGTGCGCGATCACCTGGTTCATCGGCACGCGGCTCTTCTCGGGCACGGCCACCGTGGGCGAGGTGTTCCGCACGGTCGGCTTCGCCCTCTCGCCCCAGATCCTGGTGCTGATCACGATCCTGCCGATCATCGGGGGGCTGATCGGGTTCTTCCTGGCCCCGGTGCTGCTGTTCTGGGTGCTGGCCTCGGTGGTGATCGGCGTGCGGCAGTCGCTCGACATCTCCACCGGAAAGGCCGTGCTCTCCGCACTGCTCGGGGCGGTCGCATACGCCCTGCTGGTCGCGATCGTCCCCGGACTCTGA
- a CDS encoding DUF3187 family protein — translation MTDRLFRRRRAGAFTAPPRLLLPTALVLAFGPVALSAQPEAPSDPPLDAVVDTATAEGPEAFPDLDAPFGPLRVAERNPLYHLFLTPTVRGSAVLERGETRMALSTAYSNIFEYNASTTFLQIFDLERSSTVISLARGLGAGFEVGGVVGFQHNWGGFLDPAIQGLHELFGFPNADREKVQNGGFGIYLGSRSRTPEVFLDLPPGTGLEAPRVWAAWRAAGGARRAGELTFRTLVKLPFGDHRASSRTTDWAVEAAGRRSWGGTHLHLSAGVVRFGLPPRLEPIMRDGAWFGSVAVEQRVADGIALLAQFFGGSRYAAGFGIDELDNLPLNLSLGGRGRFGDAWSWQVSFTEDVPPNSPSVDFTVDLMIARSWSPGMDR, via the coding sequence GTGACGGACCGTCTCTTCCGCCGCCGACGTGCCGGTGCCTTCACGGCCCCCCCGCGGCTTCTGCTGCCGACCGCCCTGGTGCTGGCGTTCGGGCCCGTCGCGCTGTCGGCGCAGCCGGAGGCGCCGAGCGATCCACCGCTCGACGCGGTCGTCGATACGGCGACCGCCGAGGGTCCCGAGGCGTTTCCGGACCTCGACGCTCCCTTCGGGCCGCTGCGGGTGGCGGAGCGCAATCCGCTCTACCACCTCTTCCTCACCCCCACGGTGCGGGGTTCGGCGGTGCTCGAGCGCGGGGAGACGCGGATGGCGCTCTCCACGGCGTACTCGAACATCTTCGAGTACAACGCCTCCACCACCTTCCTGCAGATCTTCGACCTCGAGCGCTCGTCGACGGTGATCTCGCTCGCGCGGGGACTGGGCGCGGGGTTCGAGGTGGGCGGGGTGGTCGGATTCCAGCACAACTGGGGCGGGTTTCTCGATCCGGCGATCCAGGGACTCCACGAGTTGTTCGGCTTCCCCAACGCCGATCGCGAGAAGGTGCAGAACGGCGGGTTCGGCATCTACCTGGGCAGCCGATCCCGCACCCCCGAGGTGTTTCTCGATCTGCCCCCGGGCACCGGTCTCGAGGCGCCCCGGGTCTGGGCGGCCTGGCGGGCGGCGGGGGGCGCGCGACGCGCGGGCGAGCTCACCTTCCGCACCCTGGTGAAGCTCCCATTCGGCGACCACCGGGCGAGCAGCCGCACCACCGACTGGGCGGTCGAGGCGGCGGGCCGTCGGTCGTGGGGCGGCACGCATCTGCATCTGTCGGCCGGTGTGGTGCGCTTCGGACTGCCGCCCCGTCTGGAGCCGATCATGCGCGACGGCGCCTGGTTCGGGAGCGTGGCGGTCGAACAGCGGGTGGCCGACGGCATCGCGCTCCTCGCGCAGTTCTTCGGGGGCAGCCGATACGCCGCCGGATTCGGCATCGACGAGCTCGACAATCTGCCGCTCAATCTCTCGCTCGGTGGCAGGGGCCGCTTCGGCGACGCCTGGAGCTGGCAGGTGAGCTTCACCGAAGACGTGCCGCCCAACAGCCCCTCGGTGGACTTCACCGTCGATCTGATGATCGCGCGGTCATGGAGTCCCGGAATGGACCGCTGA
- a CDS encoding TatD family hydrolase produces MILFRLLPVIALLGVGSVGSAQDRTFADAHVHLNDPDAWVAVAADAGVAFAVAMRGRSASHEALAAAAERWPGAIVPFVSVSPEHREYRDYWERDDPTLAAVADSLLKTGVFAGIGEISAVHFPGAGFPESDFDPDGRIMHALLDVAARHDVPVTLHVEWTRLRELESLLADHRDVTVVWAHGGYTPLVMARRLLERNPNLVYELSARTWARHPRSPDYTILRDGETVWPEWIALIEEWPERFVVGSDASLRSIDSDRAKLDGVGRFLDQLPEAIRPLVAHGNLRRVLGRAPDPP; encoded by the coding sequence ATGATTCTCTTCCGCCTGTTGCCCGTGATCGCCCTGCTCGGGGTGGGGAGCGTCGGCTCTGCTCAGGACCGCACGTTCGCAGACGCCCACGTTCACCTGAACGACCCGGACGCCTGGGTCGCGGTCGCCGCCGACGCGGGGGTCGCCTTCGCCGTGGCCATGCGGGGCCGCTCGGCCAGCCACGAGGCGCTGGCTGCCGCCGCGGAGCGCTGGCCGGGTGCGATCGTGCCCTTCGTATCGGTCAGCCCGGAGCACCGCGAGTACCGCGACTACTGGGAGCGCGACGATCCCACCCTCGCCGCCGTCGCCGACTCCCTCCTGAAGACGGGCGTTTTCGCGGGAATCGGAGAGATCTCCGCGGTGCACTTTCCGGGTGCCGGGTTTCCAGAGTCCGATTTCGACCCGGACGGACGGATCATGCATGCCCTGCTCGACGTGGCGGCGCGCCACGATGTGCCCGTCACCCTGCACGTGGAATGGACTCGCCTTCGGGAGCTGGAATCGCTCCTCGCAGACCACCGCGACGTGACCGTCGTCTGGGCCCACGGAGGGTACACGCCGCTCGTCATGGCCCGACGCCTGCTCGAGCGCAACCCGAACCTGGTCTACGAGCTCAGCGCGCGAACCTGGGCGAGGCATCCGCGCTCCCCCGACTACACCATCCTCCGGGACGGCGAAACGGTCTGGCCGGAGTGGATCGCTCTGATCGAGGAGTGGCCGGAGCGTTTCGTGGTGGGATCGGATGCATCGCTCCGCTCGATCGACAGCGACCGCGCGAAGCTCGACGGCGTGGGCCGCTTCCTCGACCAGCTGCCGGAGGCCATCCGACCCCTCGTGGCACACGGCAACCTGCGGCGAGTGCTGGGCCGAGCTCCGGACCCGCCCTGA
- a CDS encoding endonuclease/exonuclease/phosphatase family protein: MIPWHAYAPSAAEDIVRLRKRLDTLPPKETDRNLLVATWNIRAFGGLQERWLEGEGSPKRNLRGLACIAEVVRRFDIVAVQEVKRETSAIRYLMDRFLGPDWGVVLSDVSEGDPGNHERLAYLYDKRRVTPSGLAGEIVVPALPDGTRPTQFARTPFIAGFRAGDIHVSLLTAHILYGSVPDDRRPELESFARYTARYLRDGGSSEERNLVVLGDFNIDARKLDNPLFAAFVDQGLVVPAELLDVRSSTGTTVKHYDQIGWFMGALDVPYRGRAGVVDFAGAVFPELTPSQMTWRVSDHLPLWVEFGTDRSVEGLAAVLGVDPDPRALDEAVEG, translated from the coding sequence GTGATTCCGTGGCACGCCTACGCCCCGTCGGCCGCCGAAGACATCGTGCGGCTGCGGAAGCGGCTCGACACGCTCCCGCCCAAGGAGACCGACCGCAACCTCCTGGTGGCCACCTGGAACATCCGAGCTTTCGGCGGCCTCCAGGAGCGCTGGCTCGAGGGCGAGGGCAGCCCGAAGCGGAATCTGCGGGGGCTGGCCTGCATCGCCGAGGTCGTGCGCCGGTTCGACATCGTGGCCGTGCAGGAGGTGAAGCGCGAGACGTCGGCGATCCGCTACCTCATGGATCGCTTTCTCGGTCCCGACTGGGGCGTGGTGCTGAGCGACGTGAGCGAGGGCGATCCCGGCAACCACGAGCGGCTGGCCTATCTCTACGACAAACGCCGCGTGACCCCCTCGGGGCTGGCCGGCGAGATCGTCGTGCCCGCGCTGCCCGACGGCACCCGCCCCACGCAGTTCGCGCGCACGCCGTTCATCGCCGGCTTCCGGGCCGGTGACATCCACGTGTCGCTGCTCACGGCGCACATTCTCTACGGGTCGGTGCCCGACGACCGGCGCCCCGAACTCGAGTCGTTCGCGCGCTACACCGCTCGCTACCTGCGCGACGGCGGGTCGTCGGAAGAGCGGAATCTGGTCGTGCTCGGCGACTTCAACATCGACGCCCGCAAGCTCGACAACCCGCTCTTCGCCGCCTTCGTCGACCAGGGCCTGGTCGTGCCGGCGGAGCTGCTCGACGTCCGGAGCTCGACGGGGACGACGGTCAAGCACTACGACCAGATCGGTTGGTTCATGGGCGCGCTCGACGTGCCGTACCGGGGACGCGCCGGCGTGGTCGACTTCGCCGGCGCCGTCTTTCCCGAGCTGACACCCTCGCAGATGACGTGGCGGGTGTCGGATCACCTGCCGCTGTGGGTGGAGTTCGGCACGGATCGGAGCGTGGAGGGGCTGGCCGCCGTGCTCGGGGTGGACCCCGACCCCCGGGCGCTGGACGAGGCGGTGGAGGGGTGA
- a CDS encoding response regulator, translating to MSQRVLVVDDEEGVRRTIDKVLSLEGFKVTTVSDGNRALRILDGDVFDLLVVDIYMPDLDGIGLMRELRRRQDSTPVLAVSGGGESPHAFDSQGALAVARAFGAAVLPKPFTVDELLDGVRRALNGGAAP from the coding sequence ATGAGTCAGCGCGTACTCGTCGTGGACGACGAGGAGGGAGTGCGCCGTACCATCGACAAGGTGCTCTCTCTCGAGGGCTTCAAGGTGACCACCGTCTCGGACGGCAATCGGGCACTGCGGATTCTCGATGGCGACGTGTTCGACCTGCTGGTGGTGGACATCTACATGCCCGACCTCGACGGCATCGGTCTGATGCGGGAACTGCGGCGTCGACAGGACTCCACCCCGGTCCTCGCGGTGTCGGGCGGGGGAGAATCGCCCCACGCCTTCGATTCGCAGGGGGCGCTGGCCGTGGCCCGAGCCTTCGGCGCGGCGGTGCTGCCCAAACCCTTCACCGTCGACGAACTGCTCGACGGGGTCCGGCGCGCGCTGAACGGCGGAGCGGCTCCGTAG
- a CDS encoding sigma-54 dependent transcriptional regulator, whose protein sequence is MNGRILVVDDEEGLREALAEKLRHSGHAVETAASAEEALAGLSRIRPDLIVTDLMMPGLTGLELLEKVQESLPSVGVVVMTGNEDMASAVAAMKAGAFDYLVKPVRLAQVDELVVRCLREQALNREAEAAPEPTDTGSGGKVVGRDPRMIEIYKMIGVLARNRATVMIRGETGTGKEMVARAIHTNSAHADEPFVAVNCTALSETLLESELFGHVKGSFTGAVSARRGYFEMAGSGTIFLDEIGDTSPEFQTKLLRVLQERTFYPVGGESPKRTEARIIAATHQPMELLVEEGSFREDLYFRLRVVEIEVPPLRERRDDIPRLAEALLERIRTATGSKARHIGPAAMRRLLAHDWPGNVRELENALTRAAVLARGAAIDEEHLVLGLDSDADGVTGGARASGRDDPDDLSLDSAIRRHVQVVLHRTDGNKSETARVLGISRSRLQRYVDRFDLHVPS, encoded by the coding sequence ATGAACGGTCGGATCCTCGTAGTCGACGATGAAGAGGGCCTGCGCGAAGCGCTGGCCGAGAAGCTGCGCCACTCCGGACACGCGGTCGAGACGGCGGCTTCCGCCGAGGAGGCGCTGGCCGGATTGTCGCGCATTCGGCCGGACCTGATCGTGACGGACCTCATGATGCCCGGCCTCACCGGCCTCGAGCTGCTCGAGAAGGTGCAGGAGTCGCTGCCCTCGGTGGGGGTGGTGGTGATGACGGGCAACGAAGACATGGCGAGTGCCGTGGCGGCGATGAAGGCCGGGGCCTTCGACTACCTGGTCAAGCCCGTCCGGCTGGCGCAGGTGGACGAGCTGGTCGTGCGTTGCCTGCGTGAGCAGGCGCTGAACCGCGAGGCCGAGGCGGCTCCCGAGCCGACCGACACGGGCAGCGGCGGCAAGGTGGTGGGGCGCGATCCCCGGATGATCGAGATCTACAAGATGATCGGGGTGCTGGCGCGCAATCGGGCCACCGTGATGATCCGCGGTGAAACCGGCACCGGCAAGGAGATGGTCGCCCGGGCGATCCACACCAACTCCGCCCATGCCGACGAGCCCTTCGTGGCGGTCAACTGCACCGCGCTCTCCGAGACGCTTCTGGAGTCGGAGCTCTTCGGGCATGTGAAGGGGTCGTTCACCGGCGCCGTCTCCGCGCGGCGCGGCTACTTCGAGATGGCGGGCAGCGGCACCATCTTCCTCGACGAGATCGGCGACACCTCGCCCGAGTTTCAGACGAAACTGCTCCGGGTCCTTCAGGAGCGAACCTTCTATCCCGTCGGAGGGGAGTCCCCGAAGCGCACCGAGGCGCGCATCATCGCGGCCACCCATCAGCCCATGGAGCTGCTGGTGGAAGAGGGGAGCTTTCGCGAGGATCTGTACTTCCGACTCCGCGTGGTGGAGATCGAGGTGCCGCCGCTTCGGGAGCGTCGCGACGACATCCCGCGGCTGGCCGAGGCGCTCCTCGAACGGATCCGGACGGCCACCGGGAGCAAGGCTCGGCACATCGGGCCGGCGGCCATGCGGCGACTGCTCGCACACGACTGGCCGGGCAATGTGCGGGAACTCGAGAATGCGCTCACCCGCGCGGCGGTACTCGCCCGCGGGGCCGCGATCGACGAGGAGCACCTGGTGCTCGGCCTCGACTCCGATGCCGACGGGGTGACCGGGGGCGCGCGCGCGTCGGGACGAGACGACCCCGACGACCTCTCCCTCGACTCCGCGATTCGGCGCCACGTGCAGGTGGTGCTGCATCGCACGGACGGCAACAAGAGCGAGACGGCCCGCGTGCTGGGCATCTCGCGCTCGCGGCTGCAGCGCTACGTCGACCGCTTCGACCTCCACGTGCCGTCGTGA
- a CDS encoding peptidase MA family metallohydrolase, with amino-acid sequence MPPPRTFRRVAVLVALLGLAPGQGAAQRDIDFVPGRVQGDGFVVRFAPGDSLRAEAVAEALLSQPALPVLPPDVPRGVTVVLAPDEAGFRRASGGRPPDWSAGVAIPAFNRIVLPPFRSDRAWGNDAFRTLRHEWAHLALRQAVPGVRVPRWFDEGFAQWASGWNREELWRLRLRVALGRTPPLDSLTFRFPLERAAARDAYLLSATTVEYLVEASGEEALGVFLQRWRETGRFDDALRIVYGVGTPQLEEDWREWLEDRYGWVSVLTSSSIGWGLLGLVVVLLVRIRRSRDRERLARLRATEPPAAPAWWDGDADEPGGGSSGYDPPNTPPAQS; translated from the coding sequence GTGCCGCCACCGCGCACCTTCCGGCGGGTCGCCGTCCTCGTCGCGCTGCTCGGGCTCGCGCCCGGGCAGGGTGCGGCGCAGCGCGACATCGACTTCGTGCCCGGCCGGGTGCAGGGCGACGGCTTCGTCGTCCGGTTCGCGCCCGGCGACTCGCTGCGTGCGGAGGCGGTGGCCGAGGCGCTCCTGTCCCAGCCCGCGCTCCCGGTGCTCCCGCCCGATGTGCCGCGCGGGGTGACGGTGGTGCTCGCCCCGGACGAAGCCGGCTTCCGCCGAGCATCGGGGGGGCGCCCTCCGGACTGGAGTGCCGGGGTGGCGATCCCGGCCTTCAACCGCATCGTGCTGCCCCCCTTCCGCTCCGACCGCGCCTGGGGCAACGACGCCTTCCGCACGCTGCGGCACGAGTGGGCCCACCTCGCGCTTCGGCAGGCGGTGCCCGGGGTGCGGGTGCCCCGGTGGTTCGACGAGGGCTTCGCCCAGTGGGCCTCCGGGTGGAACCGCGAAGAGCTGTGGCGGCTGCGCCTGCGGGTCGCCCTCGGCCGGACGCCGCCTCTCGACTCGCTCACCTTCCGCTTCCCGCTGGAGCGGGCCGCGGCGCGCGACGCCTATCTGCTCTCGGCCACCACGGTGGAGTACCTCGTGGAGGCGAGCGGCGAGGAGGCGCTCGGTGTCTTTCTGCAGCGCTGGCGCGAGACCGGGCGATTCGACGACGCCCTGCGCATCGTCTACGGGGTGGGCACGCCGCAGCTGGAGGAAGACTGGCGCGAGTGGCTGGAGGATCGTTACGGATGGGTGTCGGTGCTCACCAGCTCCTCGATCGGATGGGGGCTCCTCGGACTGGTCGTCGTGCTGCTCGTGCGAATTCGCCGCAGCCGCGACCGGGAGAGGCTCGCCCGCCTGCGCGCCACCGAGCCCCCGGCGGCCCCCGCCTGGTGGGATGGCGATGCGGACGAACCCGGAGGGGGGTCGTCCGGGTACGACCCTCCCAACACTCCCCCAGCCCAGTCGTAA
- a CDS encoding DUF4388 domain-containing protein, whose amino-acid sequence MAIEGSLQDVSMADICQLLAMGRKTGCLSVTDRSNFGYVYFENGRVIYASLLNRPDRIGELLVRNGVVTETQLHEAVAVQEERRGGTPVGEVLLERGAITTDDLHRFIRVQIEEAVYHLFSWSRGTFHFDADQRPEEEGFYLVDIPAESLLLEGARRVDEWSLIEKKVPSFDLVFEVVKNPSDDPDVELEERQLRILGLIDGERTVEEIVSASGMVEFDVGKGLYGLIQAGFVERTGRRIGVGPEPDEQLRQHLDLGVAFYRSGMLEDATREFNAVLQKDAENGSALHRLGLIAFRSRRFDDALRFFDRVPDAPDTRYVVHRNRALTLELLGRFDEALAALDRCEQARPGDRSVALARGVLLLQAGTPVDALEELGRYRDDPDLKRPSALYYASAVLGAAMVGEFDRAVALGREGLGLHPESGPLLVNTAAALEQRGDAQTAEALYARAVSLNPAPAQAHKALGDQAYDRGDLEQARIHYEKAVKIDPRLGDDVYLRLGTLAHGDAETDVARLLWRRALELNPSNEAVRAHLELIDQGR is encoded by the coding sequence ATGGCGATCGAGGGCTCCCTACAGGACGTCAGCATGGCCGACATCTGCCAGCTTCTGGCGATGGGCCGCAAGACCGGCTGTCTGTCGGTCACCGACCGCTCGAACTTCGGCTACGTCTACTTCGAGAACGGGCGGGTGATCTACGCCTCGCTCCTCAACCGACCCGACCGCATCGGCGAGCTGCTGGTGCGCAACGGGGTGGTGACGGAGACCCAGCTCCACGAGGCCGTCGCGGTGCAGGAGGAGCGCCGCGGCGGCACTCCCGTGGGCGAGGTGCTGCTCGAGCGCGGGGCGATCACCACCGACGACCTGCATCGCTTCATCCGCGTGCAGATCGAGGAGGCCGTGTACCACCTCTTCTCCTGGTCGCGCGGCACCTTCCACTTCGACGCCGACCAGCGGCCCGAGGAGGAGGGCTTCTACCTCGTCGACATTCCGGCCGAGAGCCTCCTTCTGGAGGGCGCGCGCCGGGTGGACGAGTGGTCGCTGATCGAGAAGAAGGTGCCCTCGTTCGACCTCGTGTTCGAGGTGGTGAAGAACCCGTCCGACGATCCCGACGTGGAACTCGAGGAGCGCCAGCTCCGGATCCTCGGTCTGATCGACGGCGAGCGCACCGTGGAGGAGATCGTCTCGGCCTCGGGCATGGTCGAGTTCGATGTCGGCAAGGGGCTGTACGGGCTCATTCAGGCCGGTTTCGTGGAGCGCACCGGGCGGCGCATCGGCGTCGGTCCCGAGCCGGACGAGCAGCTGCGACAGCACCTCGACCTCGGGGTGGCCTTCTACCGCTCGGGCATGCTCGAAGACGCCACCCGGGAGTTCAACGCGGTGCTTCAGAAGGACGCCGAGAACGGCTCTGCGCTGCATCGTCTCGGTCTGATCGCCTTCCGGAGCCGCCGCTTCGACGATGCCCTGCGCTTCTTCGATCGGGTGCCCGATGCGCCGGACACCCGGTACGTGGTGCACCGCAACCGGGCCCTCACCCTGGAACTGCTCGGCCGTTTCGACGAGGCCCTGGCCGCGCTCGACCGCTGCGAGCAGGCGCGCCCGGGCGATCGCTCCGTGGCGCTGGCGCGCGGCGTGCTCCTGCTCCAGGCGGGCACCCCGGTCGACGCGCTCGAGGAGCTGGGGAGGTACCGCGACGATCCCGATCTCAAGCGTCCTTCCGCGCTCTACTACGCCTCGGCGGTGCTCGGGGCGGCCATGGTCGGGGAGTTCGACCGCGCGGTGGCGCTGGGCAGGGAAGGGCTGGGACTCCACCCGGAGTCGGGACCGCTGCTGGTCAACACCGCCGCCGCGCTCGAGCAGCGCGGCGACGCACAGACGGCCGAGGCCCTCTACGCACGGGCGGTCTCGCTCAACCCGGCCCCGGCGCAGGCCCACAAGGCGCTGGGAGACCAGGCCTACGACCGGGGAGATCTCGAGCAGGCGCGGATCCACTACGAGAAGGCGGTGAAGATCGACCCGCGCCTGGGCGACGACGTCTACCTTCGGCTGGGCACCCTGGCGCACGGCGACGCCGAGACCGACGTGGCCCGACTGCTCTGGCGCCGCGCACTCGAGTTGAACCCGTCCAACGAGGCGGTTCGAGCGCACCTGGAGCTCATCGACCAGGGACGGTAG